The proteins below are encoded in one region of Struthio camelus isolate bStrCam1 chromosome 23, bStrCam1.hap1, whole genome shotgun sequence:
- the TENT5B gene encoding terminal nucleotidyltransferase 5B, giving the protein MLAAAGAGGSEQGGGGRFSVLTWEQVQRLDQILGEAVPIHGRGNFPTLSVRPRRIVQVVRSRLEKKGIAVHNVRLNGSAASHVLHQDSGLGYKDLDLIFGVDLKTEDVFQLVKDVVMDCLLDFLPEGVNKDKITPMTLKEAYVQKLVKVCNETDRWSLISLSNNSGKNVELKFVDSLRRQFEFSVDSFQIILDSLLLFGECSENPMAENFHPTVTGESMYGDFEEAMDHLRNRVIATRNPEEIRGGGLLKYCNLLVRGFKPKSEVDMKALQRYMCSRFFIDFSDIGEQQRKLECYLQSHFVGMESKRYDYLMTLHRVVNESTVCLMGHERRQTLNLIAMLAVRVLAEQNIIPTVTNVTCFYQPAPYVSEINFNYYVTHVQPFLPCNQSYPTWLPCN; this is encoded by the exons atgctggcggcggccggggctggcggctcggagcagggcggcggcggccgcttcAGCGTCCTGACGTGGGAGCAGGTGCAGCGGCTGGACCAGATCCTGGGCGAGGCGGTGCCCATCCACGGCCGCGGCAACTTCCCCACGCTCTCGGTGCGGCCGCGCAGGATCGTGCAG GTTGTCCGTAGCCGTCTGGAGAAGAAAGGAATTGCAGTCCATAATGTAAGGCTGAATGGCTCAGCAGCTAGCCATGTTCTCCATCAAGACAGTGGCTTGGGGTACAAAGACCTAGATCTCATCTTTGGTGTAGATCTGAAGACTGAAGATGTCTTCCAGCTCGTTAAAGATGTGGTCATGGACTGCCTTCTTGACTTCCTTCCAGAAGGTGTCAACAAAGACAAGATCACCCCTATGACTCTGAAAGAGGCCTATGTGCAGAAGCTGGTGAAAGTATGTAATGAAACCGACCGCTGGAGCCTTATATCGCTCTCCAACAACAGCGGGAAGAACGTGGAACTCAAATTTGTGGACTCCCTCAGACGGCAGTTTGAGTTCAGTGTGGACTCCTTCCAGATCATCCTGGATTCGCTCTTGCTGTTTGGGGAGTGTTCAGAGAACCCCATGGCGGAGAACTTCCACCCCACGGTCACTGGGGAAAGCATGTATGGGGACTTTGAGGAGGCAATGGACCATCTCCGGAACAGGGTCATCGCCACGAGGAACCCTGAGGAGATCAGAGGTGGGGGGCTTCTGAAATATTGCAACCTCTTGGTGAGGGGGTTTAAGCCTAAATCAGAAGTGGATATGAAGGCGCTACAGAGATACATGTGCTCCAGGTTTTTCATAGACTTTTCTGACATCGGTGAGCAGCAGAGGAAGCTGGAATGCTACCTTCAGAGCCACTTTGTTGGGATGGAGAGCAAAAGATATGACTATCTGATGACCCTACACAGGGTGGTCAATGAGAGTACAGTCTGCCTTATGGGACACGAAAGGAGGCAGACCCTGAACCTCATTGCCATGCTGGCTGTGAGAGTCCTGGCTGAGCAGAACATCATCCCCACAGTCACAAATGTTACCTGCTTCTATCAGCCAGCTCCTTATGTCAGCGAAATAAACTTCAACTACTACGTCACCCACGTGCAGCCCTTCCTGCCTTGCAATCAGTCCTACCCCACATGGCTTCCCTGTAACTGA